The following proteins are encoded in a genomic region of Cyclonatronum proteinivorum:
- the metX gene encoding homoserine O-acetyltransferase MetX, whose translation MNYADSIYSHLLGFVTESGFRFTQLDVAWKSWGRLNEARDNVVVICHALTGHANAEEWFSGLFTENSILNPDEQFIICMNVPGSCYGSTSPQSVNPETGRRYGSAFPVLTIRDVVRAQQLVLDHMRVKQIQLVIGGSMGGMQALEFAAMDKRVQSAAVIAAGARHEAWAIGISEAQRQAIYADSRWKGGDYAPDESPVQGLSAARSMAMLTYRAPQQFSERFGRNQRDDQTFQVESYLRYQGGKLTQRFDPLSYVRLTQMMDTHDAGRGRGGLDKALAAIQIPVLVVGIDSDLLYPVAEQRALAQKLPNSFYREIRSEYGHDAFLIEFRQLNNLLLEFRHHIKHRAA comes from the coding sequence ATGAATTACGCTGACTCCATCTACTCCCATCTGCTTGGCTTCGTGACAGAATCGGGCTTTCGGTTTACACAGCTCGATGTAGCCTGGAAATCCTGGGGGCGCCTCAATGAAGCCCGCGATAATGTAGTCGTGATTTGTCACGCCCTCACAGGGCATGCCAATGCGGAAGAATGGTTTTCCGGTTTGTTTACCGAAAACAGCATTCTCAACCCCGACGAACAATTCATTATTTGCATGAATGTGCCGGGCAGCTGCTACGGTTCAACCTCACCGCAGTCTGTTAACCCGGAAACAGGCCGCCGGTACGGCTCTGCATTTCCGGTGCTGACCATTCGGGATGTGGTGCGGGCACAGCAACTGGTTCTCGATCACATGCGGGTGAAACAGATTCAGCTGGTGATTGGCGGATCGATGGGCGGCATGCAGGCGCTCGAATTTGCTGCCATGGACAAGCGCGTGCAGTCTGCGGCAGTAATTGCTGCGGGTGCGCGACATGAAGCGTGGGCGATCGGCATCAGTGAAGCACAGCGTCAGGCGATTTACGCCGACAGCCGCTGGAAAGGCGGGGATTACGCGCCGGATGAGTCCCCGGTTCAGGGGCTCTCCGCTGCGCGATCCATGGCAATGCTCACTTACCGCGCACCACAGCAATTTTCCGAACGCTTCGGACGCAATCAGCGCGACGACCAAACCTTTCAGGTGGAAAGCTATCTGCGCTATCAGGGCGGGAAGCTCACACAACGCTTCGACCCGCTCAGTTATGTGCGCCTCACCCAAATGATGGATACGCACGACGCCGGACGCGGGCGCGGCGGACTCGACAAAGCATTGGCGGCCATCCAAATCCCGGTACTGGTCGTGGGCATTGATTCCGATTTGCTGTACCCCGTTGCCGAACAGCGCGCACTCGCACAAAAGCTGCCCAACAGCTTCTATCGCGAGATCCGCTCCGAATACGGACACGACGCTTTCCTGATTGAATTCAGGCAGCTCAACAATCTGCTGCTTGAATTTCGGCATCACATCAAACACCGCGCCGCCTGA
- a CDS encoding homoserine dehydrogenase family protein — MKALKLKHPAQEVTGTFRLENLGPSFFEAAPAENPLLDVFIAGIGTVGSELLRQLEPGGPLSEDFHLIGFCNSKLALIHEEGVQQASFVNRISGQRPVTPTRWPSIVAQLIRHREKSGRGLLFVDATGSREVALLYLRLLNAGVHVVTPSKIANTMPQHFFDQLVAPRENGALFRYEAAAGAGLPIVNTISTMVQNGDTVLRISGVLSGTMTYLFGELEKGVPFSEAVRKAYDEGYTEPDPRDDLSGEDVARKCLILARTAGIRMERDAFTAEDQTPEDLRHAPLGAFFDGLSAYDELWKKRVEEARAEGKVLRYVGTITPEKIEVGVRAVPAESPIGTLRGADNLISIRSRYYQRSPVTIQGPGAGSEVTAQGVLADMRRIADQLSRNTATGS; from the coding sequence ATGAAAGCACTCAAACTGAAGCACCCGGCACAAGAAGTGACCGGCACCTTCCGCCTTGAAAACCTTGGCCCTTCCTTTTTTGAAGCGGCACCTGCTGAGAATCCGCTGCTGGATGTTTTTATTGCCGGTATCGGAACCGTTGGTAGCGAGCTGTTACGGCAACTCGAGCCCGGCGGCCCCCTCTCTGAAGACTTCCACCTGATCGGCTTTTGTAACAGCAAACTCGCGCTCATTCACGAAGAAGGCGTGCAGCAAGCCTCATTTGTGAATCGCATCTCCGGTCAGCGCCCTGTTACGCCCACCCGCTGGCCCTCGATTGTGGCACAACTCATTCGCCATCGCGAAAAAAGCGGTCGCGGGCTGCTGTTTGTGGACGCGACCGGCAGCCGCGAAGTCGCCCTGCTGTACCTGCGCCTGCTCAATGCCGGCGTGCACGTTGTAACGCCGAGTAAAATTGCCAATACCATGCCGCAGCACTTTTTCGATCAGCTCGTTGCACCGCGCGAAAACGGCGCCCTTTTTCGCTATGAAGCTGCGGCGGGTGCCGGGCTGCCCATCGTGAACACCATCAGCACCATGGTGCAAAACGGAGACACCGTGCTTCGTATTTCGGGGGTACTTTCCGGAACCATGACCTACCTTTTCGGAGAGCTGGAAAAAGGCGTGCCGTTTAGCGAAGCCGTTCGCAAGGCCTACGATGAAGGCTATACCGAGCCTGATCCTCGGGACGATCTGTCCGGTGAAGACGTAGCCCGCAAATGCCTGATTCTGGCCCGTACTGCGGGCATTCGCATGGAGCGCGACGCCTTCACCGCCGAAGATCAGACACCGGAAGACCTGCGACACGCGCCGCTCGGGGCCTTCTTCGACGGCCTTTCGGCCTACGATGAGCTTTGGAAAAAGCGGGTCGAAGAAGCCCGGGCCGAAGGAAAAGTTCTCCGCTATGTCGGCACCATCACGCCTGAGAAAATTGAAGTCGGTGTGCGTGCCGTGCCTGCAGAATCTCCTATAGGAACCTTGCGGGGTGCCGACAACCTGATCTCCATCCGCAGCCGATACTATCAGCGCTCGCCCGTCACCATTCAGGGTCCTGGTGCCGGCAGCGAAGTCACGGCGCAGGGTGTTCTCGCAGACATGCGCAGGATCGCCGATCAGCTCAGCCGCAATACAGCCACCGGTTCCTGA
- a CDS encoding nucleotidyltransferase domain-containing protein encodes MNQTTGLTSEEWHDIRSVFFKYPDIERVILYGSRAMGNYQPASDIDLTLIGEDIDLGILSDITFELDDLLLPYKFDLSIYQDISNEALKEHIKRVGIVLYEKVPVN; translated from the coding sequence GTGAACCAAACAACAGGACTCACTTCCGAAGAATGGCATGACATTCGGAGCGTTTTTTTTAAATATCCTGATATAGAGCGGGTTATTCTCTATGGATCAAGAGCTATGGGAAACTATCAACCGGCTTCTGATATTGACCTGACGCTCATCGGGGAAGATATCGATTTAGGCATTCTTTCTGATATTACCTTCGAACTCGACGACTTGTTGCTGCCGTACAAATTTGACCTTTCCATTTATCAGGATATTTCAAATGAAGCGCTGAAAGAACATATTAAGCGCGTCGGAATCGTCCTGTATGAAAAAGTGCCGGTAAACTGA
- a CDS encoding VCBS repeat-containing protein produces the protein MALTYIVSCSGEVGHDTPEPLFEWLSPERTGVDFENRLEFLPNFNIYTYRNFYDGGGVAVGDLSGNGLPDLYFISNMGPNRLYFNQGDYRFLDVTEEAGVAGTRRWSTAAALADINGNGLLDIYVTNSGKLDDARNELFINNGDGTFTEKAAVFGLDDPGYGIQAYFFDYDGDGQLDMFLINNEDEAISGFDLSNNQRFERDFLGGDRLFRNEGGFFRDVTEEAGILSSIIGFALSAAISDLNRNGLPDIFVANDFFERDYIYMNNGDGTFTEVAGDERVIRSMSAASMGSDIADLNNNGWPDIYVSDMLPFKDERIKTVTLFEDWGRYQEKVEWGYGHQFTRNVLHLNQNGTHFKEVSRLTGTEPTDWSWAVLLADFDHNGFNDILVTNGLVQDITNVDYLGEISDQETMRAVIRQEGVDFQQLIDLIPSQKVRNVMFANNGSLNFEDITEAWGLGEPTFSSGAAWVDLTGNGALDLVISNVNHPSRIYRNRTLELYPERSWLRIDLEGEAPNTQAIGAQLQVWGGGQHWFREHFLQRGFQSSVEPGFFVGLGELSRIDSLIVRWPDGRTSRVDDLEVPARLSLSQQQSEARSAPQPGPATFEGDARSLPSVKLRVSENSGLDFRHERFRFSDFSRDRMQYQMRSTEGPALCTADVSGNGLDDVYVGGARNQAGGLFVQGDDGRFTKTAADVFAAHRSSEDIACVFFDATGNGLQDLYVVSGGNSHGSASAALLDRLYLNRGNGQWEHSGQPLPLPARLVSGSVAVAADFTGNGHHDLFVGTRLRPFAIGVPADAYLLEGDGTGQFRDVTAQFMPELTGIGMITDAAAGDLTGDGQPELVVVGEYMHPKVFARQGESWHDISAELGLSAYSGIWYSVKLADVTGNGRLDIIGGNHGLNSLLRGSPERSQRMWVGDFAQDGIVNQILAMNQPEGVFPLILRHDLLEEVPGLAEKYPDYASYGGQEVTDIFTPEELEAAILLEAAELGSMIFINEGEAGFRAERLPLRAQFGPVFGIGAADLTGDGRAEVLLGGNLFEVRPQQGPYDALRGTLLRYDAAQEKLVSYPAHASGFDVWGQLRGVQIISGPGGTLRVVAARYDDDVLVFEVE, from the coding sequence TTGGCTTTAACCTACATTGTATCCTGTTCGGGAGAGGTTGGTCATGATACCCCGGAGCCCCTGTTCGAGTGGCTTAGCCCGGAGCGGACGGGTGTGGATTTTGAGAACAGGCTGGAGTTTTTGCCGAATTTCAACATTTACACCTACCGCAATTTCTACGATGGCGGTGGTGTGGCGGTCGGCGACCTGAGCGGGAACGGGTTGCCGGATTTGTACTTCATCAGCAATATGGGACCCAACCGGCTTTACTTTAATCAGGGCGATTACCGCTTTCTGGATGTAACCGAAGAAGCAGGCGTAGCCGGTACGCGCCGCTGGTCAACGGCGGCGGCTTTAGCAGATATCAACGGAAACGGTTTGCTCGATATCTATGTAACCAATTCCGGAAAACTCGACGACGCCCGCAACGAGCTGTTCATCAACAACGGTGACGGCACTTTCACCGAAAAGGCCGCAGTATTTGGACTCGATGATCCGGGTTATGGCATTCAGGCCTACTTCTTCGATTATGACGGTGACGGTCAGCTCGATATGTTCCTGATCAACAATGAAGATGAGGCTATTTCCGGTTTTGACCTGAGCAACAATCAGCGGTTCGAGCGCGACTTTTTGGGGGGCGACCGGCTGTTCCGGAATGAAGGCGGATTTTTCCGGGATGTGACGGAAGAAGCCGGTATTCTGAGCAGCATTATCGGGTTTGCGCTGAGTGCGGCCATTTCCGACCTGAACCGCAACGGCCTGCCGGATATTTTTGTGGCCAACGATTTTTTTGAACGCGATTACATCTACATGAACAACGGCGACGGCACCTTCACCGAAGTTGCAGGGGACGAGCGGGTGATTCGCAGTATGAGTGCGGCTTCAATGGGATCCGACATCGCCGACCTGAACAACAATGGGTGGCCCGATATTTACGTATCAGACATGCTTCCGTTCAAAGATGAGCGGATCAAAACCGTAACCCTTTTTGAAGACTGGGGCCGCTATCAGGAGAAAGTTGAATGGGGGTACGGGCATCAGTTTACGCGCAATGTGCTGCACCTGAATCAGAACGGTACGCACTTTAAAGAAGTAAGCCGGCTGACGGGCACGGAACCAACCGACTGGAGCTGGGCCGTACTTCTGGCCGATTTCGATCACAACGGGTTTAATGATATTCTGGTGACCAACGGACTCGTGCAGGACATCACCAATGTGGACTACCTTGGGGAGATCTCCGATCAGGAAACCATGCGGGCGGTCATCCGGCAGGAAGGCGTTGATTTTCAGCAGCTCATAGATCTGATTCCTTCACAGAAGGTGCGGAACGTGATGTTTGCCAACAATGGCAGCCTGAATTTTGAGGACATCACCGAGGCATGGGGACTGGGGGAGCCCACCTTTTCAAGCGGGGCGGCATGGGTGGATCTTACCGGAAACGGCGCGCTCGATCTGGTGATCAGTAATGTGAATCATCCATCGCGGATTTACCGGAACCGGACACTGGAATTATATCCGGAGCGGAGCTGGCTTCGGATTGATCTGGAAGGTGAGGCGCCAAACACGCAGGCTATTGGGGCACAGCTTCAGGTGTGGGGCGGCGGTCAGCACTGGTTCCGCGAGCATTTTCTGCAGCGGGGTTTTCAGTCGAGTGTAGAGCCGGGCTTTTTTGTAGGGCTCGGGGAGCTAAGCCGTATTGACTCTCTGATCGTGCGTTGGCCGGACGGTCGGACAAGCCGGGTGGATGATCTCGAAGTTCCGGCACGCCTTTCACTCTCTCAGCAACAGTCAGAAGCACGCAGCGCACCGCAGCCCGGGCCTGCCACTTTTGAAGGGGATGCGCGCAGCCTTCCTTCCGTAAAATTACGCGTATCGGAAAACAGCGGCCTTGATTTCAGACATGAGCGGTTTCGGTTTTCTGATTTTTCACGTGACCGCATGCAATATCAGATGCGATCGACCGAAGGCCCGGCCCTGTGTACAGCGGATGTGAGCGGTAACGGACTCGATGATGTGTACGTGGGCGGCGCAAGGAATCAGGCCGGCGGGTTGTTTGTACAGGGTGATGACGGCCGCTTCACGAAGACGGCTGCGGATGTGTTCGCGGCACACCGGTCTTCGGAAGATATAGCCTGCGTATTTTTTGACGCAACCGGCAACGGTCTTCAGGATTTGTATGTGGTCAGCGGCGGGAACAGTCACGGCTCAGCTTCCGCTGCCCTTTTGGACCGGCTGTACCTGAACCGGGGTAACGGACAGTGGGAACACAGCGGTCAGCCGCTGCCGCTGCCTGCCCGGCTTGTGTCCGGCTCTGTTGCCGTTGCGGCTGACTTTACAGGAAACGGGCATCATGATCTGTTTGTGGGCACCCGCCTGAGACCCTTCGCGATAGGCGTACCCGCAGACGCTTATCTCCTGGAGGGAGATGGCACCGGACAGTTCAGGGATGTGACGGCGCAGTTCATGCCGGAACTCACGGGCATTGGCATGATAACCGATGCGGCGGCAGGGGATCTCACGGGTGATGGTCAGCCCGAGCTGGTAGTTGTGGGCGAGTACATGCATCCCAAAGTATTTGCGCGGCAGGGTGAAAGCTGGCATGATATCAGCGCGGAGCTTGGGTTATCGGCTTATTCCGGTATCTGGTACAGCGTGAAGCTGGCGGATGTCACCGGCAACGGCAGGCTGGATATTATCGGTGGCAATCACGGACTGAACAGCCTGTTACGGGGCAGTCCGGAGCGGTCGCAGCGCATGTGGGTCGGTGATTTTGCGCAGGATGGTATCGTTAATCAGATTCTGGCGATGAATCAGCCTGAAGGTGTTTTCCCGCTGATACTTCGTCACGATTTGCTGGAGGAAGTACCGGGACTGGCAGAAAAGTATCCGGATTATGCAAGCTATGGAGGGCAGGAAGTGACGGATATTTTTACGCCTGAAGAGCTGGAGGCCGCAATTTTGCTGGAAGCTGCGGAGCTGGGAAGCATGATTTTTATCAATGAAGGTGAAGCGGGATTTCGTGCGGAGCGGCTGCCGCTGCGTGCGCAGTTCGGCCCGGTTTTCGGAATCGGTGCCGCAGACCTGACGGGCGACGGGCGGGCCGAGGTTTTGCTCGGCGGCAATCTGTTTGAGGTACGTCCGCAGCAGGGACCTTACGACGCCCTTCGCGGAACCCTGTTGCGTTATGATGCCGCTCAGGAAAAACTGGTCTCCTATCCTGCGCATGCAAGCGGCTTCGATGTTTGGGGGCAGCTGCGGGGCGTGCAGATCATCAGCGGTCCGGGCGGAACCTTGCGCGTAGTTGCCGCGCGCTATGATGATGACGTTTTGGTTTTTGAAGTGGAGTGA
- a CDS encoding VCBS repeat-containing protein translates to MVFKKSPGGFAYICALLLVQLILSSCSDESPHTAQFEKLNPAAIGIDFQNTLFPTEDFNMYIFRNFYNGGGVAAGDLSGNGLPDLFFTGNMVSNRLYINHGDFVFEDVTEQAGLRSDDYWSTGVSFADVNGNGLLDIFVARSGPEGGKDRANRLYINNGDLTFTEQAEAWGVADIGLSTHAVFFDYDGDGLPDLYLISNSFHNMESFAGITAAARDIPDPLGASKLYRNEGGYFRDVTQEAGLYSSAIGFGLSAVAADINRNGLPDLYVANDFFERDYLYLNNGDGTFTESLEELLPSISFSSMGTDIADLNNDGWPEMYVTDMRPVGQERLRSKMTIESRGEYLQNYERGFHYKYTRNTLQLNRGDGRFAEIGRMTGMEATEWSWAALMADFNLNGYQDVFVANGIYNDLLDQDYIELVANPARIREMIQAGEENVILNLLGEMSSVPVRNMLFANQGELHFEEVTRLWGLDHPAFSTGAAWADLNGDGALDLVVSNVNGPPMIYRNRIRELEPERTFLRVDLQGESPNTHALGAQLHVYAGDRYWYREHSLQRGFQSSVEPGLFVGTGETVQLDSLILRWPDGRTSRKQNIALPSRILLQESDSTTQPAPEPMRARNPGQAVMAAQQSKTWDNSPEASAAFTGAHEPFPYSDFGREQLLFKMRSTEGPATCAGQLDATGEPVFYIGGARNQAGRLFREGVAGQLMLLQPELFEAQRQAEDTDCVFFDATGNGADDLYVVSGGASFSATSSGLRDRFYLNDGRGNFTLSDQMLPASGRFESGSVVRSHDFTGNGLKDLFVGTRYRLFAYGMPAASYLLENEGDGRFRDVTADWLPELREAGMVTAAVWADLTGDGVNELAIAEEWGPVRVFQSEGNRFSEITEMLGLDRYTGWWTSLIAADLTGDGQKSLIAGNHGLNSVFRATAEEPVRMVVTDLDGNGLLDHLIAMPDKQGTYFPMVLRPDFMSAAPAYRSRYPTHAEFAAASLQDVLRDIPSQRQRVHEVSTLESLWFRKNGNGFEAVPLPFAAQLAPVYAIAAGDFTGNSRTELILGGNLYDVKPQTGKYDALEPTILFYEEDCDCLQSIPARQLGLDVPGELRAAVLYPANDSRDPARLLMVRRGDTPQIFRQVQPPADPSP, encoded by the coding sequence ATGGTATTTAAAAAATCACCGGGAGGCTTCGCGTATATTTGTGCGCTTTTACTGGTGCAGCTTATACTAAGCAGCTGCAGTGATGAATCGCCACATACCGCGCAGTTTGAAAAACTGAATCCGGCTGCCATCGGGATCGATTTTCAAAACACGCTGTTCCCAACGGAAGACTTTAATATGTACATCTTCCGCAATTTTTATAACGGAGGGGGGGTAGCGGCCGGCGACCTCTCAGGCAACGGTTTACCGGATTTATTTTTCACCGGAAACATGGTTTCCAACCGCTTGTATATTAATCACGGTGATTTTGTTTTTGAGGATGTGACGGAGCAGGCAGGGCTGCGTTCCGATGACTACTGGAGTACCGGCGTAAGTTTCGCGGATGTGAACGGCAACGGTCTTCTCGATATTTTCGTAGCACGTTCCGGACCCGAGGGGGGCAAAGATCGGGCAAACCGCCTTTATATCAACAACGGAGACCTTACCTTCACCGAACAGGCAGAAGCCTGGGGTGTTGCAGATATTGGCCTGTCCACACATGCCGTTTTCTTTGATTATGACGGGGACGGATTGCCGGATCTTTATCTCATCAGCAATTCTTTCCACAACATGGAAAGTTTTGCAGGCATAACCGCAGCTGCACGAGATATACCTGATCCGCTCGGAGCGTCTAAGTTATATCGCAATGAGGGCGGCTATTTCCGTGATGTGACACAGGAAGCCGGCCTTTACAGCAGCGCAATTGGCTTTGGGCTCAGTGCCGTCGCGGCAGACATCAATCGTAACGGGCTGCCTGATCTGTATGTCGCTAACGATTTCTTCGAGCGGGATTATCTCTATCTCAACAACGGCGACGGCACGTTTACCGAAAGTCTTGAAGAGTTACTCCCCTCAATCAGCTTCAGTTCGATGGGTACGGACATAGCTGACCTGAACAATGATGGCTGGCCCGAGATGTATGTAACAGACATGCGACCCGTCGGGCAGGAGCGCCTGCGCTCGAAGATGACCATAGAAAGCCGGGGGGAGTATCTGCAAAACTATGAACGCGGCTTTCATTACAAATACACCCGGAATACGCTTCAGCTGAACAGAGGAGACGGGCGCTTTGCAGAAATCGGTCGCATGACCGGTATGGAAGCTACAGAGTGGAGCTGGGCTGCACTTATGGCTGACTTCAACCTTAACGGGTATCAGGATGTGTTCGTGGCCAATGGCATTTACAATGACTTGCTGGATCAGGATTACATCGAGCTTGTTGCCAACCCCGCGCGCATCCGGGAGATGATACAGGCGGGGGAAGAAAATGTAATTCTGAATCTTCTTGGCGAAATGAGCTCGGTGCCGGTGCGCAACATGCTTTTCGCCAATCAGGGCGAACTGCATTTTGAAGAAGTAACCCGGCTATGGGGGCTTGATCACCCGGCTTTTTCTACCGGAGCTGCCTGGGCAGACCTGAACGGAGACGGGGCGCTCGATTTGGTGGTCAGCAATGTGAATGGTCCGCCTATGATTTACCGCAACCGGATTCGGGAGCTTGAGCCTGAGCGCACTTTTCTTAGGGTCGATCTGCAAGGGGAGTCCCCCAATACGCACGCGTTAGGTGCGCAGCTCCATGTTTATGCCGGCGATAGGTACTGGTACCGTGAGCACAGCCTGCAGCGTGGTTTTCAATCTTCCGTTGAGCCCGGCTTGTTTGTGGGAACCGGTGAAACAGTACAGCTTGATTCCCTGATTTTACGCTGGCCCGATGGTCGTACGAGTCGTAAGCAAAATATCGCACTGCCTTCCCGTATACTTCTGCAAGAGTCTGACAGTACCACGCAGCCTGCGCCAGAGCCCATGCGTGCCCGCAATCCGGGACAAGCGGTCATGGCAGCGCAACAGTCCAAAACATGGGATAATAGTCCTGAAGCTTCAGCGGCTTTTACCGGGGCCCATGAGCCATTTCCGTATAGTGATTTTGGGCGTGAGCAATTACTGTTCAAAATGCGGTCAACGGAAGGACCGGCAACCTGTGCCGGGCAACTTGACGCCACGGGCGAACCGGTATTTTATATTGGTGGTGCCCGTAATCAGGCAGGTCGTCTGTTCAGAGAAGGTGTTGCCGGGCAGCTAATGCTGTTGCAGCCCGAACTTTTTGAAGCGCAGCGGCAGGCCGAAGATACCGACTGTGTCTTTTTTGATGCAACCGGTAATGGTGCTGATGATCTCTATGTGGTAAGCGGTGGCGCTTCCTTTTCGGCAACCTCATCCGGTTTGCGCGACCGCTTTTATCTTAATGATGGTCGCGGCAATTTCACCCTGTCTGACCAAATGCTGCCCGCATCGGGCCGATTTGAGTCCGGGTCCGTAGTACGTTCGCATGACTTCACCGGAAACGGCCTGAAGGATTTATTTGTCGGCACCCGCTACCGTTTGTTTGCCTACGGCATGCCTGCAGCCTCATATTTACTCGAAAATGAAGGTGATGGACGCTTTCGGGATGTAACCGCCGACTGGCTTCCGGAACTGCGTGAGGCCGGTATGGTAACAGCTGCGGTCTGGGCCGACCTTACAGGTGACGGAGTAAATGAGCTTGCAATCGCAGAAGAGTGGGGCCCGGTTCGGGTATTTCAGTCTGAAGGCAATCGCTTCAGTGAGATCACGGAAATGCTGGGCCTTGACCGCTATACCGGCTGGTGGACTTCACTCATTGCTGCAGATCTTACCGGGGACGGGCAGAAGAGTCTAATCGCCGGTAATCACGGTTTGAACTCGGTATTTCGCGCAACAGCGGAAGAACCGGTACGCATGGTTGTGACAGATCTCGACGGAAATGGCTTGCTCGATCATCTGATTGCCATGCCCGATAAGCAGGGCACATATTTTCCAATGGTGCTGCGACCCGACTTCATGTCCGCTGCCCCGGCATACCGGTCCCGCTATCCGACGCACGCGGAGTTTGCAGCCGCGTCTTTGCAGGATGTACTGCGCGATATTCCGTCTCAGCGGCAGCGGGTTCATGAAGTCAGCACCCTTGAATCGCTTTGGTTCCGCAAAAACGGCAACGGCTTTGAAGCTGTCCCGCTTCCTTTTGCCGCGCAGCTCGCGCCCGTATATGCGATTGCTGCCGGCGATTTCACTGGTAATAGTCGCACAGAGTTGATACTCGGCGGTAATCTTTACGATGTAAAGCCACAAACCGGCAAATATGATGCGCTTGAACCCACTATACTTTTTTATGAAGAGGATTGTGACTGCCTCCAAAGTATTCCCGCAAGACAACTCGGTCTGGATGTACCAGGTGAACTGCGCGCGGCAGTGCTGTATCCTGCCAATGATTCCCGTGATCCTGCAAGACTATTGATGGTCCGGCGGGGGGATACACCCCAAATCTTCCGGCAGGTTCAACCGCCTGCGGACCCTTCACCCTGA
- a CDS encoding RagB/SusD family nutrient uptake outer membrane protein, translated as MNKSSFLKTFSISVLAVWFGFACTDLTENIPSELTDETFFQTEEEFIAALGDAYTTLAAWQNHGGLFALNIVSSDEAAIPVKGADWDDGGIWVQAHRHTIDSEHGPTNGSWNFLFSGVSNTNRLIFQFESAVEAGTADPELAEAFIAELRAMRAFYYYFLLDNFGNVPIIDDFANTPEQPANNPDFQAGRQQVFDFVESELLATVDLISDDPRGSYGRFNKYAAHFLLGKLYLNAETYTGTARWADAETQFQEIVDSGNFALMANFFDNFATNNSGSTETIFAIPYDSVFLPGFNMHKMTLHYAHQQTFNFQDQPWNGYTSLQAFYESFEEDDVRRQGFLEGPQFDIGGNPLIDDEIGPGHHIVLTPEIDAIRMTGAISRQQGVRFNKFEYAIGATPELDNDFPVFRFADAILSLAEAQYRQGNISDALMNINQIRDRAGVAAFATLDDDKLLAERGRELYTEIWRRQDQIRFAGHQGETRFNDAWWEKEVSEAFRNVFPIPFNQIAANPNLTQNPGY; from the coding sequence ATGAATAAATCATCTTTTCTTAAAACATTTTCGATAAGTGTACTGGCTGTTTGGTTCGGCTTTGCATGTACAGACCTTACCGAAAATATCCCGAGCGAACTGACTGATGAAACCTTCTTCCAAACAGAAGAGGAATTCATTGCAGCGCTTGGAGATGCGTACACCACGCTTGCTGCCTGGCAAAACCACGGCGGGCTGTTTGCGCTCAATATCGTTTCGTCTGATGAAGCTGCAATCCCTGTTAAGGGTGCTGACTGGGATGACGGTGGTATTTGGGTGCAGGCACATCGCCACACTATTGACAGCGAGCATGGTCCTACCAACGGTTCCTGGAACTTCCTGTTTTCCGGTGTAAGCAATACCAACCGGCTGATTTTCCAGTTTGAAAGCGCAGTTGAAGCTGGTACAGCGGATCCTGAGCTTGCAGAAGCTTTCATTGCTGAGCTTCGTGCCATGAGAGCATTCTACTACTACTTCCTGCTCGACAACTTTGGCAACGTACCAATCATCGATGACTTCGCCAATACGCCTGAACAACCTGCAAACAATCCTGATTTTCAGGCAGGCCGTCAGCAGGTGTTTGATTTTGTTGAATCGGAGTTGCTTGCAACCGTTGATCTCATCTCAGATGATCCACGCGGTAGCTATGGACGTTTCAACAAATACGCCGCACATTTCCTTCTTGGCAAGCTCTACCTGAATGCAGAAACATATACAGGTACAGCCCGATGGGCTGACGCTGAAACACAGTTTCAGGAGATTGTTGATTCCGGAAACTTTGCTTTGATGGCAAACTTCTTTGATAACTTTGCCACAAACAACTCAGGTTCTACAGAAACCATCTTTGCGATTCCTTATGATTCAGTGTTCCTGCCCGGTTTCAACATGCACAAGATGACGCTGCATTATGCACATCAGCAAACCTTCAACTTCCAGGATCAGCCCTGGAATGGCTATACAAGCCTTCAGGCTTTTTACGAGTCGTTTGAAGAAGATGATGTACGCCGTCAGGGCTTCCTTGAAGGCCCACAGTTTGACATTGGCGGTAACCCTCTGATCGATGACGAAATCGGACCCGGTCACCATATCGTGCTTACGCCCGAAATTGACGCTATCCGCATGACAGGCGCTATTTCGCGTCAGCAGGGCGTTCGTTTCAACAAGTTTGAGTATGCCATCGGTGCAACACCGGAACTTGATAACGACTTTCCTGTATTCCGCTTTGCAGATGCCATTCTTTCGCTTGCGGAAGCTCAGTACCGTCAGGGGAACATTTCAGATGCACTCATGAATATCAATCAGATTCGTGACCGTGCCGGTGTTGCTGCCTTTGCAACCCTTGATGATGATAAGCTCCTTGCTGAGCGGGGTCGTGAGCTCTACACGGAAATCTGGAGACGTCAGGATCAGATTCGTTTTGCCGGACATCAGGGTGAAACACGTTTCAACGACGCCTGGTGGGAAAAAGAAGTTTCTGAAGCCTTCAGAAATGTTTTCCCGATTCCGTTCAATCAGATTGCTGCAAATCCTAATCTTACACAGAATCCTGGTTACTAA